TCACCATAGCTAAACCACGATCCGCTTTTTTTGATAATATTGAACTGAACACCCAAATCGATGATCTCACCTGATTTAGAAATTCCTTCGCCATACATAATATCAAATTCAGCTTTGCGGAATGGTGGTGCCACTTTGTTTTTCACCACTTTTACACGAACGTGGTTACCGTTCACTTCGTCGCCATCTTTAATTTGTCCGATACGACGAATATCCAAACGCACCGAGGCATAAAATTTAAGTGCATTACCACCGGTAGTGGTTTCCGGGTTACCGAACATCACACCGATTTTCTCGCGCAACTGGTTAATGAAAATACAGCAGGTTTTTGTTTTGTTGATGTTGGCCGTAAGTTTACGCAGTGCCTGCGACATCAAACGTGCCTGAAGTCCCATTTTTGAGTCTCCCATTTCGCCTTCCAGTTCAGCTTTTGGTGTTAATGCAGCAACCGAATCGATTACAACAATATCCAACGCTCCCGAACGAATCAGGTTATCGGTAATTTCCAAAGCCTGCTCACCGTTATCGGGTTGCGAAATTAAAAGTTCATCAATATCAACACCCAGTTTACGGGCGTAGTAGGGATCAAAAGCATGCTCGGCATCAACAATAGCAGCGATTCCACCGGCTTTCTGAGCTTCGGCAATGGCATGAATAGCCAGGGTTGTTTTACCCGACGATTCAGGACCATAAATCTCAATTACACGGCCTTTCGGAAATCCGCCTACACCTAAAGCTACGTCAAGTGCAATCGATCCTGACGATATGGCCGGAATATCCTGTTCTGCCTGATCGCCCATGCGCATAATAGAACCTTTACCATAGCTCTTTTCAATTTTATCCATTGTAAGCTGAAGCGCTTTCAGCTTTTCCTTGTTCATTTGAGCTCTCTCCTCTTTTGTCATGTTCAGAATAGGTTATAGATTTAATGTTTCAATAATCTGATTCGTGTGATCTTTTGTATTTACTTTTTCGAAAATTTCGGCGATTACGCCCTCTTCGTCAATAACAAAGGTTTTTCGTAAAACGCCCATGTATTCCCGGCCATAATTCTTTT
The nucleotide sequence above comes from uncultured Draconibacterium sp.. Encoded proteins:
- the recA gene encoding recombinase RecA, coding for MTKEERAQMNKEKLKALQLTMDKIEKSYGKGSIMRMGDQAEQDIPAISSGSIALDVALGVGGFPKGRVIEIYGPESSGKTTLAIHAIAEAQKAGGIAAIVDAEHAFDPYYARKLGVDIDELLISQPDNGEQALEITDNLIRSGALDIVVIDSVAALTPKAELEGEMGDSKMGLQARLMSQALRKLTANINKTKTCCIFINQLREKIGVMFGNPETTTGGNALKFYASVRLDIRRIGQIKDGDEVNGNHVRVKVVKNKVAPPFRKAEFDIMYGEGISKSGEIIDLGVQFNIIKKSGSWFSYGETKLGQGRETVRQLVIDNPELAQELETKIVEAITGTTTTE